In the genome of Taurinivorans muris, one region contains:
- the thrB gene encoding homoserine kinase, with the protein MSANQVVQAKDTRPCITVIGMAGAGKSTVGKMLALSLNWAFVDTDHIIEATYATRLQDVADKLTKDEFLDTEASIVQSIFFNRTVIATGGSVVYREKTMEHLAKLGIIVYLNVDLNLILERIAKNPERGLAIAPGQTIEDLFHERELLYKKYANITLDAKTMSPKECAQKLMKMLPENFL; encoded by the coding sequence ATGTCCGCAAATCAAGTTGTTCAAGCCAAAGACACCCGTCCATGCATAACCGTTATCGGCATGGCAGGAGCAGGCAAAAGCACGGTGGGCAAAATGTTGGCACTTTCTTTAAATTGGGCATTTGTCGATACTGACCATATCATTGAAGCGACCTATGCGACGAGATTGCAGGATGTAGCGGATAAACTCACAAAAGACGAGTTTTTGGATACAGAAGCTTCAATAGTGCAAAGTATTTTTTTCAACAGAACCGTTATTGCGACGGGAGGCTCCGTGGTTTATCGTGAAAAAACCATGGAACACCTTGCAAAGCTTGGTATCATAGTATACCTGAACGTTGATTTGAATCTTATTTTGGAAAGGATAGCGAAAAATCCGGAACGGGGTTTGGCTATCGCCCCCGGGCAAACCATAGAAGATTTATTTCATGAAAGAGAGCTGCTTTATAAGAAATACGCGAACATCACTTTAGATGCGAAAACCATGTCGCCTAAGGAATGCGCACAAAAGCTTATGAAAATGCTTCCGGAAAATTTTCTGTAA
- the rpsI gene encoding 30S ribosomal protein S9, with amino-acid sequence MSTQFDYGTGRRKTATARTRLYAGSGNIEINGRPMEQYFPRKTLQMIIRQPLVLTKNTERFDIKVNVQGGGQAGQAAAVRHGISRALLQADAELRGILKRAGFLTRDARKKERKKYGLAAARARYQYSKR; translated from the coding sequence ATGTCAACTCAATTTGATTACGGTACTGGTCGTCGTAAAACCGCTACTGCTCGTACCCGTTTGTATGCAGGAAGCGGCAATATTGAAATCAACGGCCGCCCAATGGAACAATATTTTCCACGCAAGACTTTGCAAATGATCATCCGCCAACCATTAGTCCTCACTAAAAATACGGAACGTTTCGACATTAAGGTTAACGTTCAAGGCGGCGGACAAGCAGGTCAGGCTGCTGCGGTGCGTCACGGCATTTCCCGTGCGTTATTGCAGGCAGATGCAGAACTTCGCGGCATTTTGAAACGTGCAGGGTTCCTGACTCGCGACGCACGTAAGAAAGAACGTAAAAAATACGGTTTGGCTGCTGCCCGCGCCCGGTACCAATATTCAAAACGTTAA
- a CDS encoding phosphoglycerate kinase: MKALSMDDVDLQYKRVVIRCDLNVPLKNGVIKGDKRIRAVIPTIRKALDKNCAVIVLSHLGRPTEGVFEEEFSLAPVAERLGELLGKEVRFHAYDPELKVEAKNGEVVLLENVRFLTGEKKNNPELGAKFASLGDIYVMDAFGAAHRAHASTESAVRQAKIAVAGPLMLAEMEAANKILQEPKRPLYAIVGGSKVSTKVTVLENLLGFVDGLIVAGGIANTFLLAEGYAVGKSLVEEDFVEEAKRLIKLAKDKNVDLPLAKDVVVAKDLSTAQDLRTCPITDIKADEAIFDMGEETCKEFAKVLEKAHTVVWNGPLGVFEQSPFDKGTRLIGDILAKSKAYTLVCGGDSVTAVEQFGIQDKMGYLSTGGGAFLEVLEGKILPSVAALADRA, translated from the coding sequence ATGAAAGCATTAAGTATGGATGATGTGGATTTGCAATATAAACGCGTTGTCATCCGCTGCGATTTGAACGTACCTCTTAAAAACGGCGTTATCAAAGGCGATAAAAGAATACGTGCCGTTATTCCGACCATTCGGAAAGCGCTGGATAAAAATTGCGCCGTTATTGTCTTATCCCACCTGGGACGCCCGACCGAAGGCGTTTTTGAAGAAGAATTCAGCCTTGCGCCCGTTGCTGAACGCCTTGGCGAACTTCTCGGAAAAGAAGTCCGCTTCCATGCCTATGATCCTGAGTTAAAGGTTGAAGCTAAAAACGGCGAAGTCGTATTGCTTGAAAACGTCCGCTTCTTAACGGGCGAAAAGAAAAACAATCCGGAACTCGGAGCGAAATTTGCGTCTTTAGGCGACATTTATGTCATGGACGCTTTCGGTGCCGCCCACAGAGCGCACGCTTCGACAGAATCCGCTGTCCGCCAAGCAAAAATCGCTGTCGCCGGACCGCTTATGCTGGCTGAAATGGAAGCTGCGAATAAAATTTTACAGGAACCGAAACGCCCTCTTTACGCCATTGTCGGCGGATCAAAAGTTTCCACGAAAGTCACGGTGCTTGAAAATCTGCTCGGCTTTGTGGACGGGCTCATCGTCGCAGGCGGCATTGCCAACACATTTCTTTTGGCGGAAGGCTACGCCGTCGGAAAATCCCTTGTGGAAGAAGATTTCGTGGAAGAAGCAAAACGCCTTATCAAACTTGCGAAAGACAAGAACGTGGATTTGCCGCTCGCAAAAGACGTTGTCGTGGCAAAAGATTTAAGCACGGCGCAAGATTTGAGAACCTGCCCGATCACGGATATTAAAGCTGACGAAGCTATTTTCGATATGGGCGAGGAAACCTGCAAGGAATTTGCCAAAGTTCTTGAAAAAGCCCATACCGTCGTTTGGAACGGACCTCTCGGTGTTTTTGAACAAAGCCCTTTTGACAAGGGAACACGCCTGATTGGCGATATCTTGGCAAAAAGCAAAGCGTACACCCTTGTTTGCGGCGGAGACAGCGTTACCGCCGTGGAACAATTCGGCATTCAGGACAAAATGGGTTATTTGTCCACCGGCGGCGGTGCGTTTTTGGAAGTGTTGGAAGGAAAAATTCTTCCTTCAGTTGCCGCCCTTGCTGACCGCGCATAA
- a CDS encoding HD domain-containing protein — protein sequence MTKIRKSFLQFIFSGSLMRRWNDKLRPVELYEVDKQAHKMITAFLLYKLKSRDLEDDIALELGVEIIEGCIFDYMYRLVITDIKPPVFYQIRENREHFEQLTNWVFAELEPLVKPINEDFWKRFVAYHTDALDFQDNNPAKRILTASHLFASKWEFNLIRSLNFFDEELRDIDLSFTEQLQSMKDVQGVSDLLNNAGNPFARVANLCGQLRFQIRWSQTARVPETSVLGHMFIVGLIAYMMSIEQGLSKARAVNNFFCGLFHDLPELLTRDIINPVKKSVKELPEIIHQYEKDELERRILDPLRSAGYEDIVNCLSYYLGVGYSSEFLEQYQDELGIVHTLDEYGQMQEFNEDRYNGKDGKLIKACDSLAALLEVYTSIYHGVASPHLHDAMARLRTECKQYQFGEFDLRALLADFN from the coding sequence ATGACAAAAATACGCAAAAGTTTTTTACAATTCATTTTTTCCGGTTCGCTCATGCGCCGTTGGAATGATAAGCTCCGTCCCGTGGAGCTTTATGAAGTCGATAAGCAAGCCCATAAAATGATAACGGCTTTTTTGCTCTATAAATTGAAATCCCGGGACTTGGAAGACGATATCGCTTTGGAGCTCGGAGTTGAAATTATCGAAGGCTGTATTTTTGATTATATGTACCGCCTTGTCATTACCGATATCAAACCGCCTGTTTTTTATCAGATCAGGGAAAACAGGGAACATTTCGAACAGCTGACGAATTGGGTTTTTGCGGAACTTGAACCGCTTGTCAAACCCATCAATGAGGATTTTTGGAAACGTTTTGTCGCATATCACACGGACGCGCTGGATTTTCAGGACAACAACCCGGCAAAAAGGATTTTGACGGCTTCGCATTTGTTCGCTTCGAAATGGGAATTTAATTTGATCCGTTCTTTGAATTTTTTTGACGAGGAACTTCGGGATATTGATTTGTCGTTTACGGAACAGCTTCAATCCATGAAAGATGTGCAGGGCGTTTCCGACTTATTGAACAATGCCGGCAATCCTTTTGCCCGTGTCGCCAATTTGTGCGGGCAGCTCAGGTTTCAGATCCGCTGGTCGCAGACTGCGCGTGTTCCTGAAACTTCCGTGCTCGGACATATGTTCATTGTGGGGCTTATCGCTTATATGATGTCCATTGAGCAAGGTCTTTCAAAGGCTAGGGCTGTCAACAACTTTTTTTGCGGGCTTTTCCATGATTTGCCGGAACTTTTGACGCGTGACATCATCAATCCGGTTAAAAAATCTGTTAAAGAACTACCTGAAATCATTCACCAATATGAAAAGGACGAATTGGAAAGGCGTATTTTGGACCCGCTTCGCAGCGCCGGTTACGAGGATATTGTCAACTGCCTGTCTTATTATTTGGGGGTGGGGTACAGTTCGGAATTTTTAGAACAATATCAAGACGAGCTCGGCATTGTGCATACATTGGACGAATACGGTCAAATGCAGGAATTCAATGAAGACAGGTATAACGGCAAAGACGGAAAGCTGATTAAAGCCTGTGATTCTTTGGCGGCCCTTTTGGAGGTGTACACTTCCATTTATCATGGGGTTGCTTCTCCGCATCTTCATGACGCGATGGCAAGGCTTCGAACCGAATGCAAACAATATCAATTCGGTGAATTTGATTTGAGAGCTCTGCTTGCTGATTTCAATTAG
- the rplM gene encoding 50S ribosomal protein L13 gives MKTYSPTPESIDRQWFLVDAQDQILGRLASQIAHRLRGKHKPEFAPHMDNGDFIVVVNCEKIKVTGNKLQKKNYYHHTGYVGNLKSITLEKQLQQKPEEVLRAAVRGMLPKNRLGRAMLKKLKIYAGAEHPHQAQEPKTLTFER, from the coding sequence ATGAAAACTTATAGCCCAACTCCAGAAAGCATTGATCGTCAATGGTTTTTGGTTGACGCACAAGATCAAATTCTCGGACGTTTAGCATCTCAAATTGCTCACCGTTTACGCGGCAAACACAAACCGGAATTTGCTCCTCACATGGACAACGGCGATTTTATCGTTGTTGTGAATTGTGAAAAAATTAAAGTTACAGGTAATAAGCTTCAAAAGAAAAATTACTATCACCATACCGGTTATGTCGGTAATTTAAAATCTATTACCTTAGAAAAACAATTGCAACAAAAACCGGAAGAAGTGCTCCGTGCCGCTGTTCGTGGTATGCTTCCAAAAAACAGACTCGGCCGTGCGATGCTTAAAAAATTAAAAATTTATGCCGGTGCTGAGCACCCTCATCAAGCTCAAGAACCTAAGACCTTGACTTTTGAACGCTAG
- a CDS encoding glycosyltransferase family 2 protein: MGIGIVIPVWNLWEKMTFPCLQSLVKHTQLADIHVYLVDNASTDKTATHAEKMGRSLFGEGHFTYIRNQENLGFAVACNQGAEEARKDGHEYILFLNNDTVVTRNWLPPLVKALDNPRVGMVGPLLLFPNGTVQHCGVTVTPIQQVGHIYSDFQPTHPAVLRKRKFRIITGAVLLCRTEQFFAVGKFFEGYKNGMEDIDLCYTYVEHECMQQVVPESIVYHHTSQTPGRLNADMHNSKLLFARKPHIIPDAHLYYAQDGYVPALTKDFVFYPRLAEEKRKQFNKTVLSSYSDGLCREYLLKEPFWHDGYQILIRSLTKQGRTEEALAYCQRAVSLCFSKHNLLLLAELASKFEDKVFCEEVKQSAARQLNTEVVKGYAQKLKSVMQRDAWYDKLLATQELDTEEFGIY, encoded by the coding sequence ATGGGAATCGGTATCGTGATACCTGTTTGGAACTTATGGGAGAAAATGACCTTTCCTTGTTTGCAGTCCCTTGTGAAACATACGCAGCTTGCCGATATTCATGTTTATTTGGTTGATAACGCTTCCACGGATAAAACCGCCACTCATGCCGAAAAAATGGGGCGGTCCTTATTCGGGGAAGGGCATTTCACCTATATACGCAACCAGGAGAATTTAGGTTTCGCCGTCGCCTGCAATCAAGGAGCGGAAGAAGCAAGAAAAGACGGGCATGAATATATCTTATTCTTAAATAATGATACCGTCGTGACGCGAAACTGGCTGCCGCCCTTGGTAAAAGCCCTTGATAATCCGCGTGTGGGCATGGTCGGGCCATTGCTTCTTTTTCCTAACGGAACAGTGCAGCATTGCGGGGTGACGGTAACGCCTATCCAACAAGTCGGGCATATCTATTCCGATTTTCAGCCGACACATCCGGCTGTATTGCGGAAAAGGAAGTTTCGTATCATCACCGGGGCGGTGCTTTTATGCCGTACGGAACAGTTTTTTGCGGTCGGAAAATTTTTTGAAGGCTATAAAAACGGCATGGAAGATATTGACCTTTGTTATACGTATGTTGAGCATGAGTGCATGCAGCAGGTTGTGCCTGAAAGCATAGTCTATCATCATACCAGCCAGACTCCCGGACGATTGAATGCCGATATGCATAACAGCAAACTCCTATTTGCCAGAAAGCCCCATATCATTCCTGACGCTCATTTATATTACGCCCAAGACGGCTATGTTCCGGCACTGACAAAGGATTTTGTATTTTATCCGCGTTTGGCTGAAGAAAAAAGAAAGCAATTCAATAAAACGGTCTTATCTTCGTATTCTGACGGGCTTTGCAGGGAATATCTTTTAAAAGAACCTTTTTGGCATGACGGCTATCAAATTCTTATCCGAAGTTTGACCAAGCAGGGAAGAACAGAAGAAGCGCTTGCTTATTGCCAGCGCGCGGTTTCCCTTTGTTTTTCCAAGCATAATTTATTGCTGCTTGCGGAACTTGCGAGTAAGTTTGAAGATAAAGTCTTCTGTGAAGAGGTTAAGCAATCGGCGGCTCGGCAGCTGAATACCGAAGTTGTCAAAGGATACGCACAGAAATTGAAATCGGTAATGCAAAGGGATGCGTGGTATGATAAATTGCTTGCAACCCAGGAACTTGATACGGAAGAGTTCGGGATATATTGA